One region of Ascaphus truei isolate aAscTru1 chromosome 13, aAscTru1.hap1, whole genome shotgun sequence genomic DNA includes:
- the LOC142464596 gene encoding olfactory receptor 6M1-like — MTTVTQFILLGFPLFPHLSVFFFCLVLLSYLLTMAGNFLILTLVFFDRRFHRPMYFFLCNLSIMDICFTNTIVPNMLRGFLVDGKSISLTSCFTQSYIFFLVGTAEFQLLAVMSYDRYVAICHPLGYTAIMHRRVYLQLIAGVWLGSFFSILAPSTFIMRLPFCFDVMDHFFCDVGPLLRNSCIDTTAIQMLVFATSSPLLFSFLITCVSYSIIILAILKIKSVEGRGKAFSTCSSHGIVVILAYGSCIFMYSRPMLGQRFEFDKLVSVLNTVVVPLIHPFIYTLRNQNVKEILKDRMFSCGKMLQYNGHITV, encoded by the coding sequence ATGACCACTGTGACACAGTTCATCCTGTTGGGTTTCCCTCTGTTTCCACACTTGTCTGTGTTCTTTTTCTGCCTGGTCCTGCTGTCCTATCTCCTCACCATGGCAGGGAACTTCCTTATCCTTACATTGGTCTTCTTTGACCGAAGATTCCATAGACCTATGTATTTTTTTCTATGTAACTTGTCTATCATGGACATCTGTTTCACCAACACCATTGTGCCAAACATGCTAAGGGGCTTCCTGGTGGATGGAAAGTCCATATCTTTGACTAGCTGTTTTACCCagtcatatattttttttctagtGGGAACAGCTGAGTTCCAACTCCTTGCTGTTATGTCATATGACAGATATGTAGCTATTTGTCACCCCCTAGGTTACACAGCAATCATGCACAGACGTGTATATCTGCAGCTTATAGCTGGAGTATGGCTGGGATCATTTTTCTCCATCCTTGCACCTTCAACCTTCATTATGAGATTGCCATTTTGTTTTGATGTGATGGACCATTTTTTCTGTGATGTTGGCCCACTTCTTAGGAACTCTTGCATAGATACAACTGCAATCCAAATGTTGGTATTCGCTACCTCTTCCCCATTACTATTTTCTTTCTTGATTACTTGTGTATCTTATAGTATTATTATATTGGCAATATTAAAAATTAAATCAGTGGAGGGAAGGGGAAAAGCTTTTTCCACCTGCTCTTCCCATGGTATAGTTGTTATTCTAGCCTATGGCAGCTGTATATTTATGTATTCAAGGCCGATGCTGGGTCAGCGTTTTGAATTTGACAAGTTGGTGTCAGTCCTGAACACTGTTGTGGTCCCTCTAATTCACCCTTTCATTTACACCCTGAGAAACCAGAATGTGAAAGAAATACTCAAGGATAGAATGTTTTCATGTGGCAAGATGCTACAGTATAATGGTCACATTACAGTTTAA